From a single Pseudomonas cremoricolorata genomic region:
- the lolA gene encoding outer membrane lipoprotein chaperone LolA, with translation MPAIRMLLVSALTVASVPAIAGEKDVSRLTQLLEKSQTIDASFSQLTLDASGTSLQETTGKMTVKRPGLFYWHTDAPQEQVVVSDGKKVTLWDPDLEQATIKKLDVRLNQTPALLLSGDVSKISQSFDITSKEEGEVMDFTLKPKTKDTLFDSLRVSFRKGLINDMQLIDSVGQRTNILFNGVKVNQPVAADRFVFNVPKGADVIQE, from the coding sequence ATGCCCGCGATTCGCATGCTGTTGGTTTCTGCCCTGACTGTAGCCAGCGTACCGGCCATTGCCGGTGAAAAGGACGTATCCCGCCTGACCCAGTTGCTGGAAAAGTCCCAGACCATCGACGCCAGCTTCTCCCAGCTCACCCTCGATGCCAGCGGCACCAGCCTGCAGGAAACCACGGGCAAGATGACGGTCAAGCGCCCGGGCCTGTTCTACTGGCACACCGATGCGCCCCAGGAGCAGGTGGTGGTGTCGGACGGCAAGAAGGTCACCCTGTGGGACCCTGATCTTGAACAGGCCACCATCAAGAAGCTCGACGTGCGTCTGAACCAGACTCCGGCCCTGTTGCTGTCCGGCGATGTGTCGAAGATCAGCCAAAGCTTTGACATCACCTCCAAGGAAGAAGGCGAGGTGATGGACTTCACCCTCAAGCCCAAGACCAAGGACACCTTGTTCGATTCGCTGCGCGTCTCGTTCCGCAAGGGCCTGATCAACGACATGCAACTGATCGACAGCGTCGGCCAGCGCACCAACATCCTGTTCAATGGGGTCAAGGTCAATCAGCCCGTGGCCGCCGACCGCTTCGTCTTCAACGTGCCCAAGGGCGCGGACGTCATTCAGGAGTAA
- the aat gene encoding leucyl/phenylalanyl-tRNA--protein transferase, whose amino-acid sequence MLTWLKRDSLSFPALQKALREPNGLLAAGGDLSAERLIQAYRHGCFPWYQEGQPILWWAPDPRTVLFTDELRVSRSLAKLMRQGRYRVTFDTDFAAVIAACAAPRSYADGTWITSSMQAAYCQLHAQGVAHSVEVWADNELVGGLYGLAIGQLFFGESMFSRADNASKVGFATLVEHLRAAGFILIDCQMPSQHLHSFGARAISRDAFAQYLRDHCDQPSGMHWRD is encoded by the coding sequence ATGCTGACCTGGCTGAAACGCGATTCCCTGAGCTTCCCTGCGCTGCAAAAGGCACTGCGCGAACCCAACGGCCTGCTGGCAGCCGGCGGCGACCTGAGCGCCGAGCGCCTGATCCAAGCCTATCGGCATGGCTGCTTCCCCTGGTATCAGGAGGGTCAGCCGATTCTCTGGTGGGCACCCGACCCGCGCACAGTGCTGTTCACCGACGAGTTGCGCGTGTCTCGCTCGCTGGCCAAGCTCATGCGCCAGGGCCGCTATCGGGTGACCTTCGACACCGACTTCGCTGCCGTCATCGCCGCATGCGCCGCGCCGCGCAGCTACGCTGATGGCACCTGGATCACCTCCAGCATGCAGGCAGCTTATTGCCAGCTGCATGCCCAGGGGGTTGCCCACTCGGTGGAGGTCTGGGCAGACAACGAATTGGTCGGTGGATTGTATGGTCTGGCCATTGGCCAACTGTTCTTCGGCGAGTCGATGTTCAGCCGCGCCGACAACGCCTCCAAGGTGGGCTTCGCAACCTTGGTTGAACACCTGCGCGCTGCAGGTTTCATACTTATCGACTGCCAGATGCCCTCCCAGCATCTGCACAGTTTCGGCGCCCGCGCCATCAGCCGCGACGCGTTCGCCCAGTACCTGCGCGACCATTGCGATCAGCCCAGTGGCATGCACTGGCGCGACTGA
- the infA gene encoding translation initiation factor IF-1 → MSKEDSFEMEGTVVDTLPNTMFRVELENGHVVTAHISGKMRKNYIRILTGDKVRVELTPYDLSKGRITYRAR, encoded by the coding sequence ATGTCGAAAGAAGACAGCTTCGAAATGGAAGGTACTGTCGTCGACACCCTGCCCAACACCATGTTCCGCGTGGAGTTGGAAAACGGGCACGTCGTGACCGCGCACATCTCCGGAAAGATGCGCAAGAACTACATCCGTATTCTTACTGGCGACAAAGTGCGCGTCGAACTGACGCCATATGACTTGAGCAAGGGTCGCATCACCTACCGCGCCCGCTAA
- the crcB gene encoding fluoride efflux transporter CrcB, which translates to MIGLVAAVAAGGIAGTLLRFATANWVVAHWPRHFYFGTLAVNLIGCLLIGVLYGLFLLKPSVPIELRAGLIVGFLGGLTTFSSFSLDTVRLLESGQVALALGYTSASVVGGLLATWAGLALTRI; encoded by the coding sequence ATGATTGGACTCGTTGCAGCCGTTGCGGCGGGCGGTATCGCCGGTACACTGTTGCGCTTTGCCACTGCAAACTGGGTGGTGGCGCACTGGCCACGGCACTTTTATTTCGGCACGCTGGCGGTCAACTTGATCGGTTGCTTGCTGATCGGCGTGCTGTATGGCCTGTTTCTGCTCAAGCCATCGGTACCGATCGAGCTGCGTGCCGGGCTGATCGTCGGGTTTCTCGGCGGCCTGACCACCTTTTCATCGTTTTCGCTGGATACCGTGCGCCTGCTCGAAAGCGGGCAAGTTGCGCTGGCGCTGGGTTACACCAGCGCCAGCGTGGTGGGCGGGCTGCTGGCCACCTGGGCTGGCCTGGCCCTGACCCGAATCTGA
- a CDS encoding arginyltransferase has translation MTELARLKFYATQPHSCSYLPEQQATTLFLDPSQPMDVHVYADLSDMGFRRSGDHLYRPHCQQCNACVPARIPAARFAPNRQQRRILKRNQDITVYATRPALKDEYFELYRRYIEQRHADGDMFPPSREQFATFLVRDLPFCWFYEFRLHGRLVAVAVCDVLPNGLSAVYTFYDPDEERRSLGRFAILWQIGESLRQNLEAVYLGYWIKNCKKMNYKTQYRPIELLINQRWVTVN, from the coding sequence ATGACAGAGCTGGCGCGATTGAAATTCTATGCCACTCAACCTCATTCCTGCAGCTACCTGCCCGAGCAACAGGCCACCACGCTGTTCCTCGATCCGAGCCAGCCAATGGACGTGCATGTCTATGCCGATTTGTCGGACATGGGCTTTCGCCGCAGTGGTGATCACCTCTACCGCCCGCATTGCCAGCAATGCAATGCGTGCGTGCCGGCACGCATTCCGGCCGCCCGCTTCGCGCCCAACCGCCAGCAGCGGCGTATTCTCAAGCGCAACCAGGACATTACCGTGTATGCCACGCGCCCTGCCCTGAAAGACGAATACTTCGAGCTGTACCGGCGCTACATCGAACAGCGCCATGCCGACGGCGACATGTTCCCACCCAGTCGCGAGCAGTTCGCCACCTTTCTGGTGCGTGACCTGCCGTTTTGCTGGTTCTACGAATTTCGCCTGCACGGCCGCCTGGTGGCGGTCGCAGTCTGTGATGTGCTGCCCAATGGACTGTCAGCGGTCTACACCTTCTACGACCCGGACGAGGAGCGCCGCAGCCTGGGTCGCTTCGCCATCCTCTGGCAGATCGGCGAAAGCCTGCGGCAAAACCTGGAAGCCGTCTATCTGGGCTACTGGATCAAGAACTGCAAGAAAATGAATTACAAGACGCAGTATCGACCTATCGAACTGCTCATTAACCAGCGCTGGGTCACCGTCAATTGA
- the cysG gene encoding siroheme synthase CysG has product MDYLPLFHKLQGARVLVVGGGEIALRKARLLSDAGAELRVVAPQVDGQLVELVAHSGGQVFRRGYQASDLAGCRLVIAATDDPQLNAQVSNEAQAISVPVNVVDAPALCTVIFPAIVDRSPLVVAVSSGGDAPVLARLIRAKLEAWIPAAYGELAGLAARFRHQVKALYPDVNQRRGFWENVFQGPIAERQLAGQGAEAERLLRAKVEGAPAQQGGEVYLVGAGPGDPDLLTFRALRLMQQADVVLYDRLVAPAIIDMCRRDAERIYVGKRRAEHAVPQDQINRLLVDLAQQGKRVLRLKGGDPFIFGRGGEEIEELAEHGISFQVVPGITAASGCSSYAGIPLTHRDHAQSVRFVTGHLKDGSSNLPWLDLVAPNQTLVFYMGLVGLPTICAELIAHGRASDTPAALVQQGTTRNQRVFTGTLANLPELVAQHEVHAPTLVIVGEVVQLRDKLAWFEGALQS; this is encoded by the coding sequence ATGGATTACCTGCCGCTGTTTCACAAGCTGCAGGGCGCACGGGTGCTGGTGGTGGGTGGGGGCGAGATCGCCTTGCGCAAGGCGCGCCTGCTCAGTGACGCCGGCGCCGAGCTGCGCGTCGTGGCGCCACAGGTCGATGGGCAACTGGTCGAGCTGGTCGCCCACAGCGGGGGCCAGGTGTTTCGCCGAGGCTACCAGGCCAGCGACCTGGCCGGTTGCCGGCTGGTGATCGCCGCCACCGATGACCCGCAGCTCAACGCCCAGGTCTCGAACGAGGCCCAGGCTATCAGCGTGCCGGTCAACGTGGTCGATGCCCCGGCGCTGTGCACGGTGATCTTTCCGGCCATCGTCGACCGCTCGCCGCTGGTGGTGGCGGTGTCCAGCGGTGGCGACGCGCCGGTACTGGCACGCTTGATTCGCGCCAAGCTCGAAGCCTGGATTCCGGCTGCCTATGGCGAGCTGGCCGGGCTGGCGGCGCGCTTCCGGCATCAGGTCAAGGCGCTGTACCCGGACGTCAACCAGCGTCGCGGCTTCTGGGAGAACGTCTTCCAGGGTCCGATCGCCGAGCGCCAGTTGGCCGGGCAGGGTGCTGAGGCCGAGCGGCTGCTGCGCGCCAAGGTCGAAGGCGCGCCGGCGCAGCAGGGTGGAGAGGTGTATCTGGTCGGAGCCGGCCCCGGCGACCCGGATCTTCTGACCTTCCGCGCCCTGCGCCTGATGCAGCAGGCCGATGTGGTGCTGTACGACCGCCTGGTGGCGCCGGCGATCATCGACATGTGCCGGCGTGACGCCGAGCGCATCTACGTCGGCAAGCGCCGCGCCGAGCATGCCGTGCCGCAGGATCAGATCAATCGTCTGCTGGTCGATCTGGCTCAGCAAGGCAAGCGCGTGCTGCGTCTGAAGGGAGGCGATCCGTTCATCTTCGGTCGCGGAGGGGAGGAAATCGAAGAGCTGGCCGAGCATGGCATCTCGTTCCAGGTAGTGCCGGGCATCACCGCTGCCAGCGGCTGCTCATCGTATGCCGGCATTCCGCTGACCCACCGTGATCATGCCCAGTCGGTACGCTTCGTGACCGGCCACCTGAAGGACGGCAGCAGCAACCTGCCGTGGCTGGACCTGGTGGCACCTAACCAGACCCTGGTGTTCTACATGGGCCTGGTCGGCTTGCCGACCATCTGCGCCGAGCTGATCGCCCATGGCCGGGCCAGTGACACGCCTGCGGCGCTGGTGCAACAGGGCACCACGCGCAACCAGCGGGTGTTCACCGGTACCTTGGCCAACCTGCCCGAGCTGGTTGCCCAGCATGAAGTGCATGCGCCGACCCTGGTGATCGTCGGCGAAGTGGTGCAACTGCGCGACAAGCTGGCCTGGTTCGAAGGCGCGCTGCAGTCTTGA
- a CDS encoding replication-associated recombination protein A, translated as MDLFRSEPVAQPLAARLRASNLDEYVGQEHLLARGKPLREALEQGALHSMIFWGPPGVGKTTLARLLAQFCDAHFETVSAVLAGVKEIRQAVDVARQQAAQYGRRTILFVDEVHRFNKSQQDAFLPFVEDGTLIFIGATTENPSFELNNALLSRARVYVLKSLDEAALRRLVQRALSDERGLGKRHLRVGDEAMQMLMAAADGDGRRMLNFLENASDLAEDGEEIDVAMLQSLLGDGRRRFDKGGEAFYDQISALHKSVRGSDPDAALYWYARMLDGGCDPLYIARRVVRMASEDIGNADPRALSLCLSAWDVQERLGSPEGELAVAQAITYIACAPKSNAVYMGFKAAMREAAEHGSLEVPLHLRNAPTKLMKQLGYGDEYRYAHDEPDAYAAGEDYFPEQLPPRPYYQPVPRGLELKIGEKLRHLAELDRNSPRQRRKP; from the coding sequence ATGGACCTGTTTCGAAGCGAACCTGTCGCCCAGCCCCTGGCGGCCCGCCTGCGTGCGTCGAATCTGGACGAGTACGTCGGCCAGGAGCATCTGCTGGCACGTGGCAAGCCGCTGCGTGAAGCGCTGGAACAGGGTGCGCTGCACTCGATGATCTTCTGGGGCCCGCCGGGGGTCGGCAAGACCACCCTGGCGCGGCTACTGGCGCAGTTCTGCGATGCGCATTTCGAAACCGTTTCGGCCGTGCTGGCAGGGGTCAAGGAGATTCGCCAGGCGGTGGACGTCGCGCGCCAGCAGGCGGCGCAGTACGGCCGCCGCACCATCCTGTTCGTCGATGAAGTGCACCGTTTCAACAAGTCGCAACAGGATGCCTTCCTGCCGTTCGTCGAGGACGGCACGCTGATTTTCATCGGTGCCACCACCGAGAACCCCTCCTTCGAACTGAACAACGCATTGCTGTCGCGGGCGCGGGTCTACGTGCTCAAAAGCCTCGACGAAGCCGCTCTGCGGCGCCTGGTGCAGCGCGCCCTGAGCGATGAGCGTGGCCTGGGCAAGCGTCACCTGCGGGTAGGTGATGAGGCCATGCAGATGCTCATGGCCGCCGCCGATGGCGATGGCCGGCGCATGCTCAACTTCCTGGAGAACGCTTCGGACCTGGCCGAAGATGGCGAGGAAATCGACGTCGCCATGCTGCAGAGCCTGCTGGGTGACGGTCGTCGGCGTTTCGACAAGGGCGGCGAGGCGTTCTACGATCAGATTTCGGCCTTGCACAAGTCGGTGCGCGGCTCCGATCCCGACGCCGCGCTGTATTGGTACGCGCGCATGCTCGACGGTGGCTGTGATCCGCTGTACATCGCCCGGCGCGTGGTGCGCATGGCCAGCGAGGACATCGGCAACGCCGACCCGCGAGCGCTGAGCCTGTGCCTTTCGGCCTGGGATGTGCAAGAGCGCCTCGGCAGCCCGGAAGGTGAGCTGGCGGTGGCCCAGGCCATTACCTACATCGCCTGTGCGCCCAAGAGCAATGCCGTCTACATGGGCTTCAAGGCCGCGATGCGCGAGGCCGCCGAGCATGGCTCGCTGGAAGTACCGCTGCACCTGCGCAACGCACCGACCAAACTGATGAAGCAGCTCGGCTACGGTGACGAGTATCGCTACGCCCACGACGAGCCCGACGCCTACGCTGCCGGGGAAGACTATTTTCCAGAGCAGTTGCCACCGCGCCCCTACTACCAACCGGTGCCCCGCGGTCTTGAGTTGAAGATCGGCGAGAAGCTGCGGCACTTGGCCGAGCTCGACCGCAACAGCCCTCGTCAGCGGAGAAAACCATGA
- the serS gene encoding serine--tRNA ligase — protein MLDAKLLRGQLQEVADRLASRGFSLDVARIESLEERRKAVQTRTEQLQAERNARSKSIGHAKAKGEDIVPLMADVERMATELAEGKAELDAIQADLDGILLTIPNLPDASVPVGASEDDNVEVRRWGTPGEFDFEVKDHVALGEISGGLDFETAAKLSGARFAVLRGPIARLHRALAQFMINLHTSEHGYEEAYTPYLVQAPALQGTGQLPKFEEDLFKISREGEADFYLIPTAEVSLTNLVAGEILDAKQLPLKLVAHTPCFRSEAGASGRDTRGMIRQHQFDKVEMVQVVAPATSMEALDSLTANAERVLQALELPYRVLALCTGDMGFSAVKTFDLEVWVPSQGKYREISSCSNCGDFQARRMGARWRNPETGKPELVHTLNGSGLAVGRTLVAVLENYQQADGSIRVPEVLKPYMAGVEVIR, from the coding sequence ATGCTCGATGCCAAACTGTTACGCGGCCAACTCCAGGAAGTGGCGGACCGCCTGGCCTCCCGAGGCTTCAGCCTGGATGTCGCGCGCATAGAATCGCTGGAAGAACGCCGCAAGGCGGTGCAGACCCGCACCGAACAACTGCAGGCCGAGCGCAATGCCCGTTCCAAATCCATCGGCCACGCCAAGGCCAAGGGTGAAGACATCGTGCCGCTGATGGCGGATGTCGAGCGCATGGCCACGGAACTGGCCGAGGGCAAGGCAGAGCTGGACGCGATCCAGGCCGACCTCGATGGCATCTTGCTGACTATTCCCAACCTGCCCGATGCCAGTGTGCCGGTCGGTGCCAGTGAAGATGACAACGTCGAAGTGCGCCGGTGGGGCACCCCGGGCGAGTTCGATTTCGAGGTCAAGGACCACGTCGCGCTGGGCGAAATCAGCGGCGGCCTGGATTTCGAGACTGCGGCCAAGCTGTCCGGCGCACGCTTTGCCGTGCTGCGTGGGCCGATCGCCCGCCTGCACCGCGCCCTGGCGCAGTTCATGATCAACCTACATACCAGCGAGCACGGCTACGAAGAAGCCTACACCCCGTACCTGGTACAGGCCCCGGCACTGCAAGGCACTGGTCAGTTGCCCAAGTTCGAGGAAGACCTGTTCAAGATCAGCCGCGAAGGCGAGGCTGATTTCTACCTGATCCCGACCGCCGAGGTGTCGCTGACCAACCTGGTGGCTGGCGAGATTCTCGACGCCAAGCAGCTGCCGCTCAAGCTGGTGGCGCACACGCCGTGCTTCCGCAGCGAAGCCGGCGCTTCGGGGCGCGACACCCGTGGCATGATCCGCCAGCACCAGTTCGACAAGGTCGAGATGGTCCAGGTGGTGGCGCCGGCAACCTCCATGGAGGCCCTGGACAGCCTGACCGCCAATGCCGAGCGTGTGTTGCAAGCGCTCGAGCTGCCGTACCGCGTGCTGGCCCTGTGCACCGGCGACATGGGCTTCAGCGCAGTGAAAACCTTCGACCTGGAAGTCTGGGTGCCGAGCCAGGGCAAGTACCGCGAGATCAGCTCGTGCTCCAACTGCGGCGACTTCCAGGCCCGGCGCATGGGCGCGCGCTGGCGCAACCCGGAAACCGGCAAGCCGGAACTGGTGCATACCCTCAACGGTTCGGGGCTGGCGGTTGGCCGGACCCTGGTCGCGGTGCTTGAGAACTACCAGCAGGCCGACGGTTCGATTCGCGTGCCTGAGGTGCTCAAGCCCTACATGGCCGGCGTCGAGGTCATCCGCTAA
- a CDS encoding DNA translocase FtsK, with product MKKTTATPTPLPVPQWRQQMHYRLKEGALIAVGALCLYLWMALLTYDAADPGFSHTSNVDQVQNAAGRAGAYFADVMFMVLGYFAYIFPLLLAIKTLQIFRDRHQPWQWSGWLFSWRLIGLVFLVLSGAALAHIHFHPTANLPFAAGGALGEGLGELARSLLNVQGSTLMFIALFLFGLTVFTDLSWFKVMDMTGKITLDLFELLQGAANRWWEARNERKRLHAQLREVDEPVLNTPAERREPSKARERVADREPVPSKPVAAIASAAAKETPAAREVVVARETVVAREPAPVVAREHKPAPVIIPPSSKAPEPVKRVVAEKPQAPVVDTAMQGTLPPISILDQAEEKKIEYSPESLAGVGNLLEIKLKEFGVEVTVDSIHPGPVITRYEIQPAAGVKVSRIANLAKDLARSLAVTSVRVVEVIPGKTTVGIEIPNDNRQIVRFSEVLSSNLFDESKSPVALALGHDIGGKPVITDLAKMPHLLVAGTTGSGKSVGVNAMILSILFKSGPEDARLIMIDPKMLELSIYEGIPHLLCPVVTDMKDAANALRWSVAEMERRYKLMAAMGVRNLAGFNRKIKDAEAAGEIIHDPLYRRESMDDEPPALKSLPTIVVVVDEFADMMMIVGKKVEELIARIAQKARAAGIHLILATQRPSVDVITGLIKANIPTRMAFQVSSKIDSRTIIDQGGAEQLLGHGDMLYMPPGTSLPIRVHGAFVSDDEVHRVVEAWKQRGAPDYNDDILNGVEEAGSGFEGGGGGDGDDAETDALYDEAVQFVLESRRASISAVQRKLKIGYNRAARMIESMEMAGVVTPMNSNGSREVIAPGGPRD from the coding sequence TTGAAAAAAACCACCGCAACCCCGACCCCTCTGCCCGTGCCGCAATGGCGCCAGCAGATGCATTACCGGCTCAAGGAAGGTGCACTGATTGCCGTCGGCGCGCTGTGCCTGTACCTGTGGATGGCGCTGCTGACCTACGATGCCGCCGACCCCGGCTTCAGCCATACCAGCAATGTCGACCAGGTGCAGAACGCCGCTGGCCGCGCCGGCGCCTACTTCGCCGACGTGATGTTCATGGTACTGGGCTACTTTGCCTACATCTTCCCGCTGCTGCTGGCGATCAAGACGCTGCAGATCTTCCGCGACCGTCACCAGCCCTGGCAGTGGAGCGGCTGGCTGTTCTCCTGGCGCCTTATCGGCCTGGTGTTTCTGGTGCTGTCGGGCGCGGCGCTGGCGCACATTCACTTCCACCCCACGGCCAACCTGCCATTCGCGGCAGGCGGGGCGCTGGGTGAGGGGCTGGGCGAGCTGGCCCGCAGCCTGCTGAACGTGCAGGGCAGCACCCTGATGTTCATTGCCCTGTTCCTGTTCGGCCTGACCGTGTTCACCGACCTGTCCTGGTTCAAGGTGATGGACATGACCGGCAAGATCACCCTCGACCTGTTCGAGCTGTTGCAAGGCGCGGCCAACCGCTGGTGGGAGGCGCGCAACGAGCGCAAGCGTCTGCACGCGCAGTTGCGTGAGGTCGACGAGCCAGTACTGAACACGCCCGCAGAGCGCCGTGAGCCGAGCAAGGCACGGGAGCGCGTGGCCGATCGCGAGCCGGTGCCGAGCAAGCCCGTTGCCGCCATCGCCAGCGCCGCTGCCAAGGAAACGCCGGCGGCCCGCGAGGTGGTGGTGGCGCGCGAGACCGTGGTCGCCCGTGAGCCTGCGCCGGTCGTGGCCCGCGAGCACAAACCGGCACCGGTGATCATCCCGCCGTCGAGCAAGGCACCCGAGCCAGTCAAGCGTGTCGTGGCCGAGAAGCCCCAGGCGCCGGTGGTCGACACCGCCATGCAAGGCACCTTACCGCCGATCTCCATCCTCGATCAGGCCGAAGAGAAAAAGATCGAATACTCGCCCGAGTCGCTGGCCGGGGTGGGCAATCTGCTGGAAATCAAGCTCAAGGAATTCGGTGTCGAGGTCACGGTGGACTCGATCCATCCGGGCCCGGTGATTACCCGCTACGAAATTCAGCCGGCCGCCGGGGTCAAGGTCAGCCGCATCGCCAACCTCGCCAAGGACCTGGCGCGCTCCCTGGCAGTGACCAGTGTGCGGGTGGTCGAGGTCATTCCTGGCAAGACCACGGTGGGCATCGAGATTCCCAACGACAACCGGCAGATCGTGCGCTTCTCCGAGGTGCTGTCGTCGAACCTGTTCGACGAGTCGAAATCGCCGGTGGCCCTTGCCCTTGGCCACGACATCGGTGGCAAACCGGTGATCACCGACCTTGCGAAGATGCCGCACCTGCTGGTGGCCGGTACCACGGGCTCCGGTAAATCGGTGGGGGTCAACGCGATGATCCTGTCGATCTTGTTCAAGTCCGGCCCTGAAGATGCGCGGTTGATCATGATCGACCCCAAGATGCTCGAGCTGTCGATCTATGAAGGCATTCCGCACCTGCTGTGCCCGGTGGTCACCGACATGAAGGACGCCGCCAACGCCCTGCGCTGGAGCGTGGCCGAGATGGAACGCCGCTACAAGCTGATGGCGGCCATGGGGGTGCGTAACTTGGCCGGCTTCAACCGCAAGATCAAGGATGCCGAGGCAGCCGGTGAAATCATCCATGATCCGCTGTACCGCCGCGAAAGCATGGACGATGAGCCGCCAGCGCTGAAGAGCCTGCCGACCATCGTCGTGGTGGTCGACGAATTCGCCGACATGATGATGATCGTCGGCAAGAAGGTCGAAGAGCTCATCGCGCGCATCGCGCAGAAGGCGCGGGCTGCAGGTATCCACCTGATTCTGGCCACCCAGCGGCCGTCGGTCGATGTCATCACCGGCCTTATCAAGGCCAACATCCCTACGCGGATGGCGTTCCAGGTGTCGAGCAAGATCGACTCGCGGACTATCATCGACCAGGGCGGTGCCGAGCAGTTGCTGGGCCATGGCGACATGCTTTACATGCCACCGGGCACCAGCCTGCCGATTCGGGTACACGGCGCTTTCGTCTCCGATGACGAGGTGCACCGCGTGGTCGAGGCGTGGAAACAGCGTGGCGCCCCGGATTACAACGACGACATCCTCAACGGCGTCGAGGAGGCCGGCAGCGGCTTCGAAGGCGGCGGCGGTGGCGATGGCGACGATGCCGAGACTGACGCGTTGTACGACGAAGCCGTACAGTTCGTGCTGGAAAGCCGCCGTGCATCGATTTCCGCCGTGCAGCGCAAGCTCAAGATCGGTTACAACCGCGCCGCGCGGATGATCGAATCGATGGAAATGGCCGGAGTGGTCACGCCCATGAACAGCAACGGCTCGCGGGAAGTGATTGCCCCTGGCGGCCCCCGCGATTGA